A stretch of DNA from Oncorhynchus keta strain PuntledgeMale-10-30-2019 chromosome 17, Oket_V2, whole genome shotgun sequence:
tggacagagaagagagaaagggaggtatggacagagaagagagaaaggaggtatggacagagaagagagaaagggaggtatggacagagaagagagaaagtgaggtaggacagagaagagagaaagtgagggtatggacagagaagagagaaaggaggtatggacagagaagagagaaaggaggtatggacagagaagagagaaaggaggtatggacagagaagagagaaaggaggtatggacagagaagagagaaaaggaggtaggagagagaagagagaaaggaggtagggagagagaagagagaaagtgaggtatggacagaagagagaaagtgaggtatggacagagaagagagaaagtgaggtatggacagagaagagagaaagggaggtatggacagagaagagagaaaggaggtaagAGAGAAGAGATAAAGTGAGGgctatggacagagaagagagaaagggaggtaaacagagaagagaaagggagatatggacagagaagagagaaaggaggtatggacagggaagagagaaagggaggtagggagagagaagagagaacgggagatatggagagagaagagagaaaggaggtatggacagggaagagagaaaggaggtagggagagagaagatagaaaggAGGTAGGGACAGATAAGAGAGAAAtggaggtagggacagagaagagagaacgggagatatggagagagaagagagaaaggaggtatggacagagaagagagaaagggagatatggacagagaagagagaaaggagatatggacagagaagagagaaaggggggtatggacagagaagagagaaaggaggtagggagagaggagagaaagtgaggtaggggagagaggagagaaagtgaggtatggacagagaagagagaaagggaggtatggacagagaagagagaaagggaggtagggagagagaagagagaaaggaggtagggagagagaagagagaaagtgaggtatggacagaagagagaaagtgaggtatggacagagaagagagaaagaggtatggacagagaagagagaaagggaggtatggacagagaagagagaaagggaggtagggagagagaagagagaaagtgaggtatggacagagaagagagaaaggggaggtatggacagagaagagagaaaggagatatggacagagaagagagaaaggaggtatggacagggaagagagaaaggaggtagggagagagaagagagaacggagatatggagagagaagagagaaagggaggtatggacagagaagagagaaaggaggtatggacagagaagagagaaaggagatatggacagagaagagagaaaggaggtatggacagagaagagagaaagggaggtaggagagagaagagagaaagtgaggtatggacagagaagagagaaagggaggtatggacagagaagagagaaaggagatatggacagagaagagagaaagggaggtatggacagggaagagagaaagggaggtagggagagagaagagagaacggagatatggagagagaagagagaaaggaggtatggacaggaagagagaaaggaggtagggagagaagagagaaaggaggtagggaCAGATAAGAGAGAAAtggaggtagggacagagaagagagaacggagatatggagagagaagagagaaagggaggtatggacagagaagagagaaagggagatatggacagagaagagagaaaggagatatggacagagaagagagaaagggaggtatggacagagaagagagaaagggaggtaggagagaggagagaaagtgaggtagggagaagagagaaaggaggtagggagagaagagagaaagtgaggtatggacagaaagagagaaagtgaggtatggacagagaagagagaaagtgaggtatggacagagaagagagaaaggaggtatggacagagaagagagaaagggagagagagagaagagagaaagtgaggtatggacagagaagagagaaaggggaggtatggacagagaagagagaaaggagatatggacagagaagagagagaaagggaggtatggacagggaagagagaaaggaggtagggagagagaagagagaacgggagatatggagagagaagagagaaagggaggtatggacagagaagagagaaaggaggtatggacagagaagagagaaaggagatatggacagagaagagagaaaggagatatggacagagaagagagaaagggaggtatggacagagaagagagaaaggagatatggacagagaagagagaaagggaggtatggacagagaagagagaaagggaggtatggacagagaagagagaaagggaggtatggacagagaagagagaaagggaggtatggacagagaagagagaaagggaggtatggacagagaagagagaaagggaggtagggagagagaagagagaaagtgaggtatggacagagaagagaaagggaggtagggacagagaagagagaatgggagatatggacagagaagagagaaagggagatatggacagagaagagagaaagggagatatggacagagaagagagaaagggagatatggacagagaagagagaaaggaggtatggacagagaagagagaaaggaggtatggacagagaagagagaaaggaggtatggacagagaagagagaaagtgaggtatggacagagaagagagaaagggaggtatggacagagaagagagaaaggaggtagggagagaagagagaaagggaggtagggagagagaagagagaacgggagatatggagagaagagagaaagggaggtatggacagagaagagagaaagggaggtatggacagagaagagagaaaggagatatggacagagaagagagaaaggaggtatggacagagaagagagaaaggaggtagggagagagaagagagaacgggagatatggagagagaagagagaaaggaggtatggacagggaagagagaaagggaggtaggagagaaagaagagagaaagggaggtagggacagataagagagaaatggaggtagggacagagaagagagaacggagatatggagagagaagagagaaagggaggtatggacagagaagagagaaaggagatatggacagagaagagagaaagggagatatggacagagaagagagaaagggaggtatggacagagaagagagaaagggaggtagggagagaggagagaaagggaggtagggagagaggagagaaagggaggtatggacagagaagagagaaagggaggtatggacagagaagagagaaagggaggtagggagagagaagagagaaagggaggtagggagagagaagagagaaagtgaggtatggacagaagagagaaagtgaggtatggacagagaagagagaaaggagatatggacagagaagagagaaagggaggtatggacagagaagagagaaaggaggtagggagagagaagagagaacgggagatatggagagagaagagagaaagggaggtatggacagggaagagagaaaggaggtagggagagagaagagagaaaggaggtagggaCAGATAAGAGAGAAAtggaggtagggacagagaagagagaacggagatatggagagagaagagagaaaggaggtatggacagagaagagagaaagggagatatggacagagaagagagaaaggagatatggacagagaagagagaaaggaggtatggacagagaagagagaaagggaggtatggacagagaagagagaaagggaggtatggacagagaagagagaaagggaggtagggacagggaagagagaaagggaggtagggagagagaagagagaaaggggaggtatggacagagaagagagaaagggagatatggacagagaagagagaaagggaggtatggacagggaagagagaaagggaggtagggagagagaagagagaacgggagatatggagagagaagagagaaagggaggtatggacagagaagagagaaagggagatatggacagagaagagagaaagggagatatggacagagaagagagaaagggaggtatggacagagaagagagaaagggagatatggacagagaagagagaaagggaggtagggacagataagagagaaagggaggtatggacagagaagagagaaagggaggtatggacagagaagagagaaagtgaggtagggacagagaagagagaaagtgaggtatggacagagaagagagaaaggaggtatggacagagaagagagaaagggaggtatggacagagaagagagaaaggaggtatggacagagaagagagaaaggaggtatggacagagaagagagaaaggaggtatggacagagaagagagaaagggaggtatggacagagaagagagaaagtgaggtagggacagagaagagagaaagtgaggtatggacagagaagagagaaagggaggtatggacagagaagagagaaagggaggtatggacagagaagagagaaaggaggtatggacagagaagagagaaagggaggtatggacagagaagagagaaagggaggtatggacagagaagagagaaaggaggtatggacagagaagagagaaagtgaggtagggacagagaagagagaaagtgaggtagggacagagaagagagaaagtgaggtatggacagagaagagagaaagggaggtatggacagagaagagagaaagggaggtatggacagagaagagagaaagggaggtatggacagagaagagagaaaggaggtatggacagagaagagagaaaggagatatggacagagaagagagaaagggaggtatggacagagaagagagaaaggaggtatggacagagaagagagaaagtgaggtatggacagagaagagagaaaggggaggtatggacagagaagagagaaagggagatatggacagagaagagagaaagggaggtatggacagggaagagagaacgggagatatggagagagaagagagaacgggagatatggagagagaagagagaaagggaggtatggacagggaagagagaaagggaggtagggagagagaagagagaaaggaggtagggaCAGATAAGAGAGAAAtggaggtagggacagagaagagagaacgggagatatggagagagaagagagaaagggaggtatggacagagaagagagaaagggagatatggacagagaagagagaaagggaggtatggacagagaagagagaaagggaggtatggacagagaagagagaaagggaggtagggagagaggagagaaagtgaggtatggacagagaagagagaaagggaggtatggacagagaagagagaaagtgaggtatggacagaagagagaaagtgaggtatggacagagaagagagaaagtgaggtatggacagagaagagagaaagggaggtatggacagagaagagagaaagggaggtaggagagagaagagagaaagtgaggtatggacagagaagagagaaagggaggtatggacagagaagagagaaagggagatatggacagagaagagagaaaggaggtatggacagggaagagagaaaggaggtagggagagagaagagagaacgggagatatggagagagaagagagaaagggaggtatggacagagaagagagaaagggagatatggacagagaagagagaaagggagatatggacagagaagagagaaagggagatatggacagagaagagagaaagggaggtatggacagagaagagagaaagggaggtatggacagagaagagagaaagggaggtatggacagagaagagagaaagggaggtagggagagagaagagagaaagtgaggtatggacagagaagagaaagggaggtagggacagagaagagagaatgggagatatggagagagaagagagaaagggaggtatggacagagaagagagaaagggagatatggacagagaagagagaaagggagatatggacagagaagagagaaagggaggtatggacagagaagagagaaagggaggtatggacagagaagagagaaagggaggtagggacagagaagagagaaagggaggtatggacagagaagagagaaagggaggtatggacagagaagagagaaagggaggtagggagagagaagagagaaagggaggtagggagagagaagagagaacggagatatggagagagaagagagaaagggaggtatggacagagaagagagaaaggaggtatggacagagaagagagaaagggagatatggacagagaagagagaaagggaggtatggacagagaagagagaaaggaggtagggagagagaagagagaacgggagatatggagagagaagagagaaaggaggtatggacagggaagagagaaagggaggtagggagagagaagagagaaagggaggtagggacagataagagagaaatggaggtagggacagagaagagagaacgggagatatggagagagaagagagaaagggaggtatggacagagaagagagaaaggagatatggacagagaagagagaaaggagatatggacagagaagagagaaagggaggtatggacagagaagagagaaagggaggtatggacagagaagagagaaagggaggtagggagagaggagagaaagtgaggtatggacagagaagagagaaagggaggtatggacagagaagagagaaagggagatagggagagagaagagagaaagggaggtagggagagagaagagagaaagggaggtatggacagaagagagaaagggaggtagggacagagaagagagaaagggaggtagggacagagaagagagaaagggaggtatggacagagaagagagaaagggagatatggagagagaagagagaacgggagatatggagagagaagagagaaagggaggtatggacagggaagagagaaagggaggtagggagagagaagagagaaagggaggtagggacagataagagagaaatggaggtagggacagagaagagagaacgggagatatggagagagaagagagaaagggaggtatggacagagaagagagaaagggagatatggacagagaagagagaaagggagatatggacagagaagagagaaagggaggtatggacagagaagagagaaagggaggtatggacagagaagagagaaagggaggtatggacagagaagagagaaagggaggtagggacagataagagagaaagggaggtatggacagagaagagagaaagggaggtatggacagagaagagagaaagggaggtatggacagagaagagagaaagggaggtatggacagagaagagagaaagggaggtagggagagagaagagagaacgggagatatggagagagaagagagaaagggaggtatggacagagaagagagaaagggaggtatggacagagaagagagaaagggaggtatggacagagaagagagaaagggaggtagggagagagaagagagaaagtgaggtatggacagagaagagaaagggaggtagggacagagaagagagaatgggagatatggagagagaagagagaaagggaggtatggacagagaagagagaaagggagatatggacagagaagagagaaagggagatatggacagagaagagagaaagggagatatggacagagaagagagaaagggagatatggacagagaagagagaaagggagatatggacagagaagagagaaagggagatatggacagagaagagagaaagggaggtatggacagagaagagagaaagggaggtatggacagagaagagagaaagggaggtatggacagagaagagagaaagggaggtatggacagagaagagagaaagggaggtatggacagagaagagagaaaggg
This window harbors:
- the LOC127908241 gene encoding golgin subfamily A member 6-like protein 6, with protein sequence MEVGTEKREREIWREKREREVWTEKREREIWTEKREREIWTEKREREVWTEKREREVWTEKREREVWTEKREREVGTDKREREVWTEKREREVWTEKREREVWTEKREREVWTEKREREVGREKREREIWREKREREVWTEKREREVWTEKREREIWTEKREREIWTEKREREIWTEKREREIWTEKREREIWTEKREREIWTEKREREVWTEKREREVWTEKREREVWTEKREREVWTEKREREVWTEKRENEVGTEKRESEVWTEKREREVWTEKRGREVWTEKREREVWTEKREREGEPEIE